Proteins encoded within one genomic window of Polaribacter sp. NJDZ03:
- a CDS encoding helix-turn-helix domain-containing protein, whose translation MKTQKEHWRKKSYEKVTLELKLFVVDQIQNGQISTNFASKKYAVPRTTIGYWIKKYSTLVQQNTGMSKLDEIKKLKERIEELEFVKDFQQDIIADMEIITGIDLSKKSLPKTLAKEIELKKKNILKENGSINVLGLVNKPSTKEKK comes from the coding sequence ATGAAAACACAAAAAGAACACTGGCGAAAAAAAAGCTACGAAAAAGTAACTTTAGAACTCAAATTATTCGTCGTTGACCAAATTCAAAATGGTCAGATTTCTACTAACTTTGCTTCCAAAAAATATGCCGTTCCAAGAACAACAATTGGCTATTGGATCAAAAAATATAGTACTTTAGTCCAACAAAACACAGGTATGAGTAAATTAGATGAAATTAAAAAACTAAAGGAACGTATTGAAGAACTGGAGTTTGTAAAAGACTTTCAGCAAGATATTATTGCAGATATGGAAATCATTACTGGCATCGATTTGTCAAAAAAGTCGCTACCCAAAACATTAGCAAAAGAGATAGAACTAAAGAAGAAAAACATTTTAAAAGAAAATGGTTCTATCAATGTTTTGGGATTAGTAAACAAGCCTTCTACAAAAGAGAAAAAGTAA
- a CDS encoding carboxypeptidase-like regulatory domain-containing protein yields MKRTILLVILLVFNYSYSQNLTISGIVKTNNNKKLEYVNIGIKKKNIGTISNENGNFSIIFDKSFIKDSLTFSYVGYKNLTIKIEDIKSRKLNEFILFEEPTELKEVVISTRKRKIRKLGTKSYVSMVAGYLWNRENFENRDIIEHAKYLNIKKPSKILNLNMNLFNVFVDSMTFRINFYTVKDKLPNKRIHNIILTKNIKEGWNLFDLKDFDLKYDQPVFITFEYIPKTKTDEEPCRISGQFLGKSINRVSSLGTWNINKGKSMAMYVEIEQ; encoded by the coding sequence ATGAAAAGAACAATTTTATTAGTAATTTTATTAGTATTTAATTATTCATATTCTCAAAATTTAACGATTTCGGGAATCGTAAAGACGAATAATAATAAAAAGTTAGAATATGTAAATATTGGAATTAAGAAAAAAAATATCGGGACAATTTCAAATGAAAATGGAAATTTTTCAATAATTTTTGATAAATCATTTATAAAAGATAGTCTTACTTTTTCCTATGTAGGTTATAAAAATCTAACAATTAAAATAGAAGATATAAAGTCAAGAAAGTTAAATGAATTTATTTTATTTGAGGAACCAACTGAATTAAAGGAAGTTGTAATTTCTACAAGAAAAAGAAAAATAAGAAAATTAGGGACAAAATCTTATGTTTCAATGGTTGCTGGTTATCTTTGGAATAGAGAAAACTTTGAAAACAGAGACATTATTGAACACGCAAAATATTTGAATATTAAAAAACCATCTAAAATACTAAATTTAAATATGAATTTATTCAATGTGTTTGTAGATTCAATGACTTTTAGAATAAATTTTTATACGGTAAAAGATAAATTACCAAACAAAAGAATACATAATATCATTTTAACAAAAAACATAAAAGAAGGATGGAATTTATTCGATTTAAAGGATTTTGATTTAAAATATGACCAACCTGTTTTTATAACATTTGAATATATCCCAAAGACAAAAACAGATGAAGAACCTTGCAGAATAAGTGGACAATTTCTTGGAAAGTCTATTAATAGAGTTTCAAGTTTAGGTACTTGGAATATAAATAAAGGAAAATCAATGGCAATGTATGTTGAGATAGAACAATAA
- a CDS encoding S1C family serine protease, whose protein sequence is MKKILLVLNIILLISCNQKEFNKEKENLILKLDEKELIIRDQIVSIEEKKSEIKLLNQELKLLKESFSKIKPKKELYNLYNEVKSSVYLIYTENEKGTSQGSAFVVSKEGMAISNYHVFKNASSAIAINGKGNEFLISEIIEKNEEKDYIIFKLGPLTNSIPFLKISENIPNIGEDVFAVGNPNGLRQTLSKGIISSYRKHLIQTTTEITHGSSGGPLFNDNGEVIGITSSGMGEANLNFAVNINNLNLPKYLEKDKQSFNNRLNERDLIKIMNNYYNKLKNEDMYSLFEIYEKELSRFHGLYSINKSRAIKDHKDYLSKYEISLINILPQSVRTFEGNESYTIQYKMEYNIIRRKNNKPYNYILNTVCVISKEGKIKSIYDDITQKN, encoded by the coding sequence ATGAAGAAAATACTACTTGTATTAAACATAATCCTACTAATTTCTTGTAATCAGAAGGAATTTAATAAAGAAAAGGAAAATTTAATTTTAAAACTTGATGAAAAAGAATTGATAATTCGAGATCAAATAGTAAGTATTGAAGAAAAAAAATCTGAAATAAAATTATTAAATCAAGAATTAAAGTTACTAAAAGAAAGTTTTTCAAAAATAAAACCGAAAAAGGAATTATATAATTTATACAATGAGGTTAAGTCTTCAGTTTATTTAATTTATACAGAAAACGAAAAAGGAACATCACAAGGATCTGCTTTTGTAGTGTCAAAAGAAGGAATGGCAATTAGTAATTATCACGTCTTCAAAAATGCTTCCAGTGCAATTGCTATAAATGGAAAAGGTAATGAGTTTCTAATTTCAGAAATAATTGAAAAAAATGAAGAAAAGGATTATATCATTTTTAAACTTGGTCCATTAACAAACTCAATACCATTTTTGAAAATATCTGAAAATATACCAAATATTGGAGAAGATGTTTTTGCAGTTGGTAATCCAAACGGTTTGAGACAAACACTTTCAAAAGGAATTATTTCAAGTTACAGGAAACATTTAATTCAAACTACTACCGAAATTACTCACGGAAGTAGTGGTGGACCACTTTTTAACGATAATGGAGAAGTTATCGGAATTACTTCTTCTGGGATGGGAGAAGCCAATTTAAACTTTGCTGTTAATATCAATAATCTGAATTTACCAAAATATTTAGAAAAAGATAAACAGAGTTTTAATAATAGATTAAATGAAAGGGATTTAATTAAAATTATGAACAATTACTATAATAAATTAAAGAATGAAGATATGTATTCTTTATTTGAAATTTATGAAAAAGAACTATCTCGTTTTCACGGTTTATATTCTATAAATAAATCCCGAGCAATAAAAGACCACAAAGATTATTTGTCAAAATATGAAATCTCTTTAATTAATATCCTACCTCAATCAGTTAGAACATTTGAAGGGAATGAAAGTTACACTATTCAATATAAAATGGAATATAATATAATTAGAAGAAAGAATAATAAACCTTACAATTATATTTTAAATACAGTTTGCGTTATTTCAAAAGAAGGAAAAATTAAAAGTATTTACGATGACATAACACAAAAAAACTAA
- a CDS encoding IS3 family transposase: MSKQAFYKREKVKQCKAINETKIISMVKEYRKKVSSRTGGKKLYKELKNQLIEHKIKIGRDKFFDVLRLHNLLVPKLKNYITTTNSNHLFKKYKNLIQSKIPTRPEQLWVSDITYIKTEKGHNYLAIVTDAYSKKIMGYKLDDHMRVSLCKDALKMAIKNRKYPDKKLIHHSDRGMQYCCPEYTQFAENNGITMSMTEQYDPYENAIAERINRTLKYEYGLRNCLKNTLIAQKSAKQAVYIYNNLRTHFSLELRKPAEVHLNPNIKYKSYRKNNVNLTELTI, from the coding sequence ATTAGTAAACAAGCCTTCTACAAAAGAGAAAAAGTAAAACAATGCAAAGCGATAAACGAAACTAAAATAATTTCGATGGTCAAAGAATATCGTAAAAAAGTAAGCTCAAGGACTGGGGGTAAAAAACTCTATAAAGAACTTAAAAATCAGTTGATAGAACACAAAATTAAAATCGGTAGAGATAAGTTTTTTGATGTATTAAGACTGCATAATTTACTCGTACCTAAACTCAAAAACTACATAACTACCACAAACTCTAATCATCTATTTAAAAAATATAAAAACCTCATTCAAAGCAAAATACCTACTAGACCCGAACAACTTTGGGTAAGTGATATTACATACATTAAAACAGAAAAAGGACACAACTATTTAGCAATTGTAACCGACGCGTACTCTAAGAAAATTATGGGATATAAATTAGATGACCATATGAGGGTATCACTCTGTAAAGATGCTTTAAAAATGGCTATTAAAAACAGAAAATACCCTGACAAAAAATTAATTCATCATTCTGACAGAGGTATGCAATACTGTTGCCCAGAATATACCCAGTTTGCTGAAAATAATGGAATAACAATGAGCATGACAGAGCAATATGACCCATATGAAAACGCTATTGCAGAGAGAATCAATAGAACTTTGAAATATGAATATGGCCTTAGAAACTGCCTTAAAAACACTCTTATTGCTCAAAAATCAGCTAAACAAGCTGTATATATTTACAACAATTTAAGAACACATTTTAGCCTAGAATTAAGAAAACCAGCTGAAGTACATTTAAATCCAAACATCAAATACAAATCCTATCGAAAAAATAATGTAAATTTGACTGAACTAACAATTTAA
- a CDS encoding serine hydrolase, with protein MKHQISIILFLFFQTLFVSGQTNIRTQHSYYKIDSLFNAHYKSNTTGAVFAIIKNGRTTYKKAIGLANVEYDIPITDASVFNIASISKQFTTYLALLLEQEGKLSFNDDIRTYLPELKHLPNKITVKQLANHTHGLSNPDELAQLKGLKTMSHQEVVKMLLNIKHVNFNAGEKYEYNNTGYILLSEIIERVGQKPFKEQLQEKIFIPLGMKDTKVVDNNNLVVKNKAYSYNLDNDIYEINPVKLSTIGSSGIYTTINDLALWAKNYQNPVIGNSSFYKKMQTATILNSKKEIKYGLGLQFDNYKGIDVIFHGGGTAGYRSYILHVPKHKLSLIFLSNANDFSGLDVVYKSIELLLKEDIKAKTPAKIAISNEQLKKYTGTYEFQPGVYYNIIAKKDTLYFQSFGTKDLHPLPHLFGNTFDFPYIPHTKFIFYDDKFDFRIADFTYECFKSIIEQPNSKEIDLTDFTGTYRNKEHNMVYDLSIIDDELTLTRTFGNPIVLNSLTLESFYSPELGNLDFTYAPNRLIKGFKLSGQNFKNIVFEK; from the coding sequence ATGAAACATCAAATCTCTATTATCTTATTTCTATTTTTTCAAACATTATTTGTTTCAGGGCAAACAAATATAAGAACACAGCATTCTTATTATAAAATAGATTCGCTATTCAATGCTCATTACAAATCCAATACAACAGGTGCTGTATTTGCCATCATTAAAAATGGCAGAACCACCTATAAAAAAGCCATAGGATTAGCCAATGTTGAGTATGACATTCCTATAACAGATGCCTCAGTATTTAATATCGCTTCAATATCTAAACAATTTACAACCTACCTAGCTCTACTTCTAGAACAAGAAGGCAAACTCTCATTTAATGATGATATCCGAACATATTTACCAGAACTAAAACACTTACCAAATAAAATAACGGTTAAACAACTTGCAAATCACACACACGGACTATCGAACCCAGATGAATTAGCTCAACTAAAAGGTCTTAAAACAATGAGTCACCAAGAAGTTGTAAAAATGTTATTAAACATAAAACATGTAAACTTTAATGCAGGAGAAAAATACGAATACAACAATACTGGATACATATTACTTTCAGAAATTATTGAACGAGTTGGACAAAAACCATTTAAGGAACAACTACAAGAAAAAATATTCATTCCATTGGGTATGAAAGACACGAAAGTAGTTGATAATAATAATTTGGTTGTTAAAAATAAAGCATATTCGTACAATTTAGATAATGATATTTATGAAATCAATCCTGTAAAACTTTCAACTATAGGTTCTTCTGGAATTTATACTACAATAAATGATTTAGCTTTATGGGCAAAAAATTACCAAAACCCAGTTATTGGTAATAGCAGTTTTTATAAAAAAATGCAAACTGCGACCATTCTTAATTCTAAAAAAGAAATCAAATATGGATTAGGTTTACAGTTTGATAATTACAAAGGGATTGATGTTATATTTCATGGTGGAGGAACAGCAGGTTACCGTTCTTACATTTTGCATGTACCCAAGCACAAGTTGTCTCTCATTTTCTTATCTAATGCCAATGACTTTTCTGGTCTTGACGTTGTTTATAAATCAATCGAATTACTTTTAAAAGAAGATATAAAAGCTAAAACGCCAGCAAAAATCGCTATCAGCAATGAACAGTTAAAAAAATACACAGGAACATACGAGTTTCAACCAGGTGTTTACTATAATATTATAGCAAAGAAAGATACTTTATATTTTCAATCTTTTGGAACAAAGGATTTACATCCATTACCCCATTTGTTCGGAAACACTTTTGATTTCCCGTATATCCCGCACACTAAATTCATCTTTTATGATGATAAGTTTGATTTCCGAATCGCAGATTTCACCTATGAGTGCTTTAAAAGTATTATAGAACAACCTAATTCAAAAGAAATAGATTTGACTGATTTTACAGGAACATACAGAAACAAAGAACATAATATGGTTTATGACTTAAGTATAATAGATGATGAACTTACACTTACCCGAACTTTTGGTAATCCGATAGTTCTAAATTCTCTTACTTTAGAAAGCTTTTATTCGCCAGAATTAGGGAATTTAGATTTTACTTATGCCCCAAATAGATTGATAAAAGGATTTAAATTGTCAGGGCAAAATTTTAAAAATATAGTATTCGAAAAATAA
- a CDS encoding T9SS type A sorting domain-containing protein, producing MKNKILLYLFIFVYLPINSQVTDFMFLTGELLGARSILAIENYLFIAKYDKISIVDLTSSIPSITNEITGFDHPVSLAVKGNYLYFGVLLENRVLKFDYTQTNPSLIEVIKMDHTPSSIAFSGNELFIYSTGNNKLYKTDITDVNSNVSEVDLYYKHLLYGGDQNIAINGNFLYLSADTKLYVINLTTPTLEPSIIIQSKYTTDIAFDENNNLFSSIYDYSKTKMRENVDNISVLNTENLMTNNFQEVISDVYIPWSITISNNIMYIVHREEDFNSGLSQGKISKIDLSAALTINNFEVSEKINVFPNPSSNFLNISGLNKSEDYIIYDIIGKKIINGTIAHNHKINILHLANGLYFLKINNKDIIKFIKK from the coding sequence ATGAAAAATAAGATTTTACTATATTTATTTATATTTGTTTACCTACCTATCAATAGTCAAGTCACCGACTTTATGTTTCTCACTGGTGAACTTTTAGGAGCAAGGTCGATTTTGGCCATTGAAAATTACTTATTTATTGCTAAATATGATAAAATTAGTATAGTAGATTTAACATCTTCTATTCCCTCAATTACAAACGAAATAACTGGGTTTGATCATCCTGTCTCTTTAGCTGTGAAAGGTAATTATTTATATTTTGGAGTACTGCTGGAAAACAGAGTTTTAAAGTTTGACTACACACAAACTAATCCTAGTTTAATTGAAGTAATAAAAATGGATCATACCCCTAGTTCAATTGCTTTTTCAGGAAATGAACTGTTTATTTATAGCACGGGCAATAATAAATTATATAAAACAGATATTACTGATGTAAATTCCAATGTTTCTGAAGTTGATCTCTATTATAAACATCTATTATATGGTGGCGATCAAAACATAGCTATTAATGGGAATTTTCTTTATTTATCAGCTGACACCAAGTTGTATGTAATTAATTTAACCACACCTACTTTAGAACCATCAATAATTATTCAAAGTAAATACACAACTGATATTGCCTTTGATGAAAATAACAACCTATTTTCATCTATATATGATTATTCAAAAACTAAAATGAGAGAAAATGTAGATAACATATCAGTACTGAACACAGAAAATTTAATGACCAATAATTTTCAAGAAGTTATATCAGATGTCTATATTCCTTGGTCAATAACTATATCTAACAACATTATGTATATCGTTCATAGAGAGGAGGACTTTAATTCGGGTTTGAGTCAAGGTAAAATTTCTAAAATAGATTTATCTGCAGCCTTAACTATTAATAATTTTGAAGTGTCTGAAAAAATTAATGTATTCCCAAACCCTTCATCTAATTTTCTTAATATTTCAGGATTAAACAAATCAGAAGATTATATAATTTACGACATAATTGGTAAGAAAATTATTAATGGAACTATCGCTCATAATCATAAGATAAACATACTGCATTTGGCAAATGGCTTATACTTTTTAAAGATAAATAATAAGGATATAATTAAATTTATTAAAAAATAA
- a CDS encoding YhcG family protein, translating into MEKKSSLTNHQSDLIESIKSIISNSRKKVATKVNHELILTYWKIGEQILLNEQKESLDMKTANQVILKLSKELTNELGRGFSRSNLFNMRKLHLEYKDIQTLSGHLSWSHLCELLIIENLEKRQFYETETKNSKWSIRELKRQIDSSLFERLLLSSGKANKEKIIELSKKGQEVTKPEDIVKSPYVFEFLGIPENKPMLEKDLEAKLIRHIEDFLLELGKGFMFVGSQQRVTINNTHYYVDMVFYNKILKSYILIELKTTKLKISDGGQLNTYLNYYKTEVNDDNDNPPIGIILCTEKDEITAEYILGGFENNVFASKYTYILPNKEDLIKELEEVIKNE; encoded by the coding sequence ATGGAGAAAAAATCTAGTTTAACTAATCATCAAAGTGACTTAATAGAAAGTATTAAATCTATTATTTCAAATTCACGAAAAAAAGTTGCAACTAAGGTAAATCATGAATTAATCCTGACTTATTGGAAAATTGGTGAACAAATTCTTTTGAATGAGCAGAAAGAAAGTCTTGATATGAAAACAGCAAATCAAGTAATTCTAAAACTTTCTAAAGAATTAACAAATGAATTAGGTCGTGGATTTTCTCGTTCTAATTTATTTAATATGAGAAAACTACATCTTGAATATAAAGATATCCAGACACTGTCTGGACACTTAAGTTGGTCTCATCTCTGTGAATTATTAATAATAGAAAATTTAGAAAAAAGACAGTTTTATGAAACTGAGACAAAAAATTCTAAATGGTCAATAAGAGAATTAAAAAGACAAATAGATAGTTCTCTTTTTGAAAGATTATTACTTTCTTCTGGAAAAGCTAATAAAGAAAAAATAATAGAATTATCTAAAAAAGGACAAGAAGTAACTAAACCTGAAGATATTGTAAAAAGTCCTTATGTTTTTGAATTTCTGGGAATTCCAGAAAACAAACCAATGCTAGAAAAAGATTTAGAAGCAAAGTTAATTAGACATATTGAGGATTTCTTATTAGAGTTAGGAAAAGGTTTTATGTTTGTTGGATCTCAACAAAGAGTAACAATTAATAATACTCACTATTACGTAGATATGGTTTTTTATAACAAAATATTAAAATCATATATATTAATAGAACTTAAAACTACTAAGCTAAAAATATCAGATGGAGGACAATTAAACACTTATTTGAATTATTACAAAACTGAAGTTAATGATGATAATGACAATCCTCCTATTGGAATAATTTTATGTACCGAGAAAGATGAAATTACAGCTGAATATATTTTAGGCGGATTTGAAAATAATGTATTTGCTTCAAAATACACTTACATATTACCAAACAAGGAAGATTTAATTAAAGAATTAGAAGAAGTAATTAAAAATGAATAG